TCACATCTTCTGACAAAACAATCACCTAGTTATAAATGATAATTTACAAAGAGTGCTCCGGAACAACTTCCTAGCTTATTAgaaatctaaatattttttacttgtaAGAAGCACCTGACACAATTTAGGTGTTTTATGATAACAAAAATCTAGTCATtctaaaacacaacaaaaaagttCTTAGAACACCTTATTTTGAGAAAAGTGACTATCTTTGAGGAGGGAGGAAACAGAGATACGGCTTTAGCTGCTGCTATAATCTTACACTGaagcaaaaactggaagcaaaatTTTCATTCTGGAGGCAGACTGCTTCGGTTCTAAACAATTCACTACCTCTttatgaccttgaacaaattatttaatctccttccatttcctttatttataaaattcatataataATGTTTCCTGCTACACAGGATTAAATCAGTTGATAAACgtgaagtgcttagaacagtacctgaCATATGGTAAATTTCACTGCCATTATTATCATCAGCCTCACTACCTGTAATTGTCAATCATGAAATCTGGCTTCCTGGAAGGCACTGGGATAAGAGGAGGTTAGGTCAGATGGTATCTGATCatgtttctatacatttcaaagatAAATGCTATTTTTGTAACCAGTGATATATAACCAGTTTAAGTGGGAAAGCAGTATGAAGTGGAATAATGAAGTTTCGGTcttcaattttcaaaaacatGAGACAATTCAGGCTTTGgagtttgatatttatttttagcagGAAGAATATGCTAAGGTTCATGACATCGTTAGAAGATACGCCCATGTCCAATACCTGCAACAGAAGCTCAACAGAAGTTAAAGAAACCATACCAAAGACTAAAGACAAAAATTACATGTCATTACTTACCCTTAATTCTGCTAACAGTAAAACAAGTAACAGTGTGTTTAAGACTGAAGTTCCATCACAAGGTCAAAAACTGGTTAAGTTAATTATCAAACTTATTTTTTGGAAAGTTCTCTCTGTTCTATGCAAAATTGGGCAACCTCTCTAAAGGTGAGCGAAATGCCAACAACTATGctctgagtgtgtatgtgtgagcagAGGAGGGGCAGACTGAAAAGGGGTAACGCTACATGGTGCTGACAGGACGGGTGGGAGAGCTCTGAGGCTGGTACTTAGTCAACTGCGATCACAGTAGAAATGGTAATCGTCTTTGGCACAATTAGAGACTGCTAAAACAACTAAACTctaataaataaaagcaacttAACAGATGCAGCATCATAACATACTTAGAAATTTAAAGAGAACTGTCTTAAAAGGGATCCAGACATTAGAAATTCTAAGtattattagaaaaagaaattactatAGAAGCAAACAATTTTAACAAGAACTAATCAGATTAAAGATTCtgttaaataaaatcaaatctgGTTCATTCCCTACCCCTGACAATGGCTATTCTGCTCAAAGGAAATTTGAGTTTCTTCTTTTAACCCCTGCACCTGACAAGACTTCTTGTCAACAATATCAATCATCATTCAATTTAAAGCAGCAATAACCTTCTACTTAAGGGTGTGTCTAACCCGAGAGTGGAGGAGAAATATGTTAAGATTCAAGAATGGAATAATGAAGTAACCTGAAGACTACCTTTCCtaagcaaaaattataaaactgctCAGGAATAGGGAAACTGGGGACTGGCATACCGATAacagaaagtctttatttcttaattgTATACCCAAAAGACTGCATGTACTCAGAACAGGAATTAAGTCCAAACAATACTTATTGTAGCTAAGACCAGACTTTATACTAACTGctattttcccattatttttgtTACTGAGGATAAGGGTTTCAACGCATAAGATGAATTACTATTACTGGAATATCACATgagtaattttaaaacacaacCAATTTTTGCTCATTTCAAATCTCTAAATTTTCTTAGGCAGACTGATTTGGTTCAAGTAAAAAACCAATTAATGTAGCTTAATTGGAGTAGCTTACCTGGGCCATTGTCTAAAAAGTCAAAATGTGCAGGAATATTAAGCTATTTTAAAGTTCCTaccaaaaagaaatttaataaacaaACACTAAATAAGGAAAAGGTTACGCACTTCCAATTTATGTTCTTTCTCTGCAAGGGCTTCCTTTTGACAACGAAGAAAATCTGCTAACATTCGAGTGAGCTGCTTCCTATCATCTATTTCAGCCGCCAACCTGCCGTTGTAGTCTGCCAGCAACATACAAGCATCCTCTACCATTTTAGAAAGTCTTTCTCCAGACTCTTTATCTAAGAAAAGCACAGGGTAACAAAAGTATTACACAACAAAAACAAGGCCATATGCTGTTTCCTTACCCTATCCCCCTGAAAAGTTCAGATCAGACTTGCTTTTCTTACCCGTTATTTTATCTAGAAGGGATACTTCTTGAACTTCAACAGGCAAAGAAGCTATCCTTTGATGAACTGCTGCATCACCAGAAGCTGCATTTTCTAGATCTTGCAATGCTCTAACGAGATCTAGAGTCTAAAAAGTTATACAACTTTAGAACCAAAATTAGTGAagtttaaacaaatataaaagactTAAATTCATTTCATATTCCTTAATCTGACTATCTGACTATTAAAATGATGTGATTCATTTGTAAACCAAATATATACAGTGGTAAGAGGGAAGGCAGGCTATAGCTTCAACCTGGAGAATACAAGTTTTATGAATgacatattcattatatattatcattataCTAATACATAAGAAGAATTTCTAGTACTAAATTAGATATTGGGGgggtggaaaataaaaattatcatctATCATAACACAGAAGAGCCCCCCCCCAAATTCTATCTCCCAATGAAGTAACTAAAGCATAAGAGAAATGCACTACTGGAATATGTATGTTCACATATGATACCTTCAATTATTCTATGGTTTGTTACTAAgatcaataaaatattacaaagttCCATATATCTGGTGACTAATATTTATATAATGCTTAATCAACATTTTAACATCACTATTTCAGTTGCACTGTTTTCATACCGGCTATAATTAGGAGGGATGGGCAAATCTTTGCTGACAATTCATAACatctctaaaattattccaaagaaaactgagtaaattttctttttcctagtcTCCATTCCCATCcacatccttttactttttttctttttttcatctctaaGCCTAGATTCTGGAACACTAAGAAATTACACACATACACGAAAAGTGTAGAATATTATTAACTCTGTACATATTTAGATGACATTGACAGCcagttttgaatttttctttaagcTATCCCCTTACAAAAAATGTTATTACTGGGGTCTAGCATACAGCAAGTAATCAAACATGATTAGAATTAATGGAACCTAGTAAGAAATATACTATCCCCAGTGTGCTTTTAATTCATtactatgtttttaaaatccaaatattaaaaaaaaattattttgttatatttcccCACTACAAGGAAAATGAGCTTAAGAGCAATGACATGACAAGGAAGCTTGTTTCTCATGATGCCCCAAATAacttacattattattattttttaatcagatttagAAAGTTCTAAATTTTTCTGGATTTCTAAGAAACCTGGCTTTATGGTTTTGACAATGTATGCATGCTTTGATTACAAACTACTCTCATTATACCTTCACACTCCTACATGAAGAAAGCAAACTAAAACAACACTAGCCTAGGACTTCCtgagagaggagaatgaaatGATTAGATCCTATAAAGAGAAATCTTGCCATTCTGAACCATTGAGAATTAAGCAATACAACTAACCAGAAAATGGTCATCATAAAACCAAAAGCAATTGCATCGTATACAACAAGTACTAGAAGAGTGACATCAGGAACTCCTAGAAGTACAACTTAGGTTACTCTTTCATCAGGGAGAATAGGAAAGGGTCAGACCCTTTAATTAAAACTGGAGTAAAATATTGTTCTTGGAGGGAGTTTCAGTCCAGGTCTCCAAGTCCATGGAGCACTTAAATTCGTATTACTCTAGAGGATACTGATTCCTGCAAACCACGTTTGCTTCCAGACAAAGCTCAGCAGGAACCACATTCTGGCTCACATACTGAGTTATGTTTCTGTACCGTTTGTAGCCCATGAAGATATTTACCTTGTTTTAAGAGTATGGCtatgtcttcattttctcctttaaaattctATCTGTCCCTCCTATATGTTTGAAACATAGAAGGAGGAAGCTTTAAGACTCAATGTCCACATAATTAAGGTAAAAATGTCTTTTTGGAATCATCTGATGGTTAGAAAATGCTATACTGTACCAACCTGGGAGGACATGGAGTATTAAGATAATGATTCTAATTCATCTTATTTTATCATGGAACTACTTGGTTCCATATGGTTACATAGAACTGTATGAATACATACTTGTTAACTctaacatgcatttttaaaagcatgtttaaaaatgtttaaacatgcacatttaaaagcaaaaatacttaaaaagatTGTTTATCTCTAGACATGGAATTTTTAGCATACTTAAATCAAACAATAAAATAGTcgtacattttatttaaaagaaaactgttgAAATGGTGGATATCTCACCAGAGCTAATCATACCTGGCAATAAAATACTTTCTATGTGAAATATAATTGCCTAATATACAACACACATTAAACATAAGTGATTAACTGAAAAATAAGACTTATTCACATAGCTTGTTTCCTGTACCCAGAATTATAATAAGtcaatttacagaaataaaatagcaaaattagTAAAGCTTGATGGCTACATGAAATACTAGAAATATAACTCCCTCAACAGAGAAAAACTGCTACCTGTGGTGGTTCACTTGGAGATCCTAGAGAGGAACAGTTTTCATTCTCATCTACTTTTATCTGCTCATACGTTCGCTTCCTAGGCTTCTTGTCACCATCTGagttgaaagaaaatttaagttttaatgaGAGAATGCATTTCAATGAAGAGATAATGATAAAAGATTATATACTTACAAAGAGCTTGCTTAAGTTGTTCTAACACATCATTTTCATAAACAGACCTTTCTTCCCAAATAGATAGTACTCTTCCAAGGTGCTTCTTGCAACTTTCATCAGTTTCACtaaagagaagataaaaacatTAACAGTAAAATGCACAGTGCCATTGCAAAGATAATGGTGATTTTAAATACAATGGTCACCCGTTTCCTGAAAAAAGCTGcccaaatgtttactgagtttaATTAAGTGATCAGCAATTCAAGGGTGAAGTGACCAATACAGACATACTCTCTGCTTCCCTTAAAAAACTTGAGAcaaactattaagaaaaaaattaccaaaaaatgaTGAAAGTGCTAGTACTGGTGACAAGGGGTTATCAAGAAGGTACCTCTAACCTAATGGGGGCTGAACATAAAGCTAAGGAAGACTGCTAATAGGTGATTTTGAagcttatttaacaaatatttactgatgagTGTACGATCTCTGACACTGGGGATACAAATGGAGCTTTATGGCAGCTGTTATTTGTAAGAGCCACAAAAGAGAATAGAGTGTTAAAGATGGGCTTAACAGAGACATGGCCCAATTCAAGAGAGATCAAGAAAGGTATGGGAGGAAGTGTATTTGAGGAAATGATATATTTATTCTGAATTCTAAAGACTGGACACACAGAAGCGAGAAACAGCCCACTCCCAACCACTTCCCACCACATTCACCACTCCCACTGGAGACTGAACGACTATGATCTCTTGCCTGGAGTTTTGTAATGGCCTTTTCATTGGTTTCCCAGGCTCTACTCCTTCATCCTATTCTCTACTAATGTAAATATCATACTGCTCTCAGTCCTCTAAGAACCAGCAATTATACCAAGGAAAAAAGCGAAGACTTTATTTACCCTGGGCCACAAACTGGGCATGCTGACTTCCCGGCTACCTCTTAGACCACATTTCCTAAATACAAATCTCCTTGCTGATCCTCAAATATGCCCAGCACATGGCTATCTCATCGTGTCTGCCTTGAGTTTTCTCTACTCAGGATCCTTTCCTGCTAGATAGTCAAATGGCCCGTTTCATCCTACCCTTCAGTCTTTGCTCAAACGCTACCTCCTCCAAACTGTCAATCCTTACCTCATGAAATAACTGAGAGTCATCACACTCTCTAGCTTCTTCCCTGCTTTATGTTTCTTCGTAGTACTTAtctctttgtttacatttttagatATATTCACTTGTATTACTGTGTCATCCACTGAAATTTAAACTCCACTAGAACAGAACTTTATACTTCATTTACTATTGTATCCTCACTGACCGGCACAAAGTagatggtcaataaatattttatggaatTTTGGGAAGaggcaataaattaaaaaagcccAAGCCAGAAAGAACTATAAGTTCAGTTAACTTAAACCACATAAATTAAAGTGTGTatgtggggtggggcagggcggggtggggggggggtggcgatGTGAGGAGGTGGAGAAATGTGAGCAGGAGTCTGAAGTAGACTGGGCCAGGGAGAACACCTGAAGCCTTACTCAGAACTGATCTCTAGAGAAATGAGAACCACTCAAAGACAAAAGACTGTTATAGTCAGTTCTACAACTATGGCTACAGTTTCCTAGATGGATTACACAATACTGGAGGCTACTGCAACTATACAGAAATAACATTATGGTAACTGGAATGACAGGAAGTCTAAGAACCAAGGGAACCAT
The sequence above is a segment of the Odocoileus virginianus isolate 20LAN1187 ecotype Illinois chromosome 22, Ovbor_1.2, whole genome shotgun sequence genome. Coding sequences within it:
- the RPRD1A gene encoding regulation of nuclear pre-mRNA domain-containing protein 1A isoform X2, with the protein product MSAFSEAALEKKLSELSNSQQSVQTLSLWLIHHRKHSRPIVTVWERELRKAKPNRKLTFLYLANDVIQNSKRKGPEFTKDFAPVIVEAFKHVSSETDESCKKHLGRVLSIWEERSVYENDVLEQLKQALYGDKKPRKRTYEQIKVDENENCSSLGSPSEPPQTLDLVRALQDLENAASGDAAVHQRIASLPVEVQEVSLLDKITDKESGERLSKMVEDACMLLADYNGRLAAEIDDRKQLTRMLADFLRCQKEALAEKEHKLEEYKRKLARVSLVRKELRSRIQSLPDLSRLPNVTGSHMHLPFAGDIYSED
- the RPRD1A gene encoding regulation of nuclear pre-mRNA domain-containing protein 1A isoform X1; translation: MSAFSEAALEKKLSELSNSQQSVQTLSLWLIHHRKHSRPIVTVWERELRKAKPNRKLTFLYLANDVIQNSKRKGPEFTKDFAPVIVEAFKHVSSETDESCKKHLGRVLSIWEERSVYENDVLEQLKQALYGDKKPRKRTYEQIKVDENENCSSLGSPSEPPQTLDLVRALQDLENAASGDAAVHQRIASLPVEVQEVSLLDKITDKESGERLSKMVEDACMLLADYNGRLAAEIDDRKQLTRMLADFLRCQKEALAEKEHKLEVLDMGVSSNDVMNLSIFFLLKINIKLQSLNCLMFLKIEDRNFIIPLHTAFPLKLVIYHWLQK